In Sander vitreus isolate 19-12246 chromosome 4, sanVit1, whole genome shotgun sequence, the genomic stretch aagGCACTCTTGGCAAGTTAAACGTTTAAACAGTCCAACAATAAAAAGACACTAAAATCCATccagatgtatttttttttgggctatCATTGTCAAAGTGCTTACACTTGACTTAACACTAGGGgattttatttctatatatattataatttgaTCCATGGTCTTGGAACATTTTTGTGCTTTTCAGAAACGTTTATAGGAATATACGCAGATGAGATGCCACACTTTAACTTGCCCAGTGTGTCTGTTAACAGTAGGGCGCTCAATAGGAAGATGTTTCTCCAACTTTCTGGATCCACTATGGTTCTTTTTAGATGTAAAAACTCTTCCTGAATGTACTTGAGCCAAGAACAGAGAACATTCATTCATTGGTCACAAATGTTCAACAAAAAGCTCCCAATGCTACAGATTGCACACGTTTTCCACTGGTCTCTAAAGGCCCTGacgcaccaacccgataatcggccgtcggacagtctggcgaggtcagtgactcgagtctgttcagtgtgttctgtgccgtcgtccgtcagaggggccgtcggccttcattttggccgatttgacatgttgaatcggagggcgggcagtcagactcaatgaccaatctgattggtggagtgctaacccggaaacgacGCGCGGGATGACCCATATATGTAAATTAGAAAGAGTTGATTTTAGGGTTGGGGGTCGATTCCATTCGACTCGATATTCCAGATTCTGGTTCAAAAGACTGAAaagtgccatttttttttatttttttcaatgaggATTTTCCAGTCTTGAAATGGAACTGAATGGGCCCAAAGTCTTGgttgattgatttttatttggACAGTTTTAATTTATAACCTTGGTCTTGTTGGGAGTAGGTGAGGCGAGGTGTTTATTAAAGACTTATTGCCATTTTTCTAATATATTCATGTTGATCATTTTACGTTTAGCTTATCAAATTATGGCTACACATCTCAGCCCACAtacaaaatctgacgaaaatcgtttaaactgacctttgtcaatcatgaaatgaaaaccgattcagcaactgtatggcctatttctcgcttaaatatatgttttcagaaacacgtttcagtgaactattttcgtaaaatacgagattgtattccgaacgagccgccattatggtcggctggagaagccagacccacgtgacgagttcgtcatttccggttttcattttagcaccacctgctgttatggagacgtattacatctcgcgcacgcgcagaacgtacgctcaagtcggcgtcgcttcggtgtgttccgaggcactttttggacctcggggagccgactgatcagtccgactgccttttctgccgacggtcggccgtcaggttggtgtgtcagagccttaagggACTCTAAACAAAAGGGTTTCCCAtcctgttttatttcattttctatatatattttttaatttgtatttttattcacATGATCATAATGCCGTAACGCTGGATATGATATTGATGTCTGttaacaaatgttttattaGCGTTCCCTGTAGAGATTTTGTCAcagaatattaaatattataacCATTGTCTTTCAATTCTACTTTGTCTCCTTATGTTGTGCTTGTGTGCTTATGAGGAAGTAATATCCTACAGACAGAACTCCCTCCTAATTCACTCTATGGAATGTGAAGGAAGAGAAAAACCACTCACACTTGAGGCTGCTTGTGAAATGACCATTTGTCCATGTCCATTGTGTTAGAAGAGGTTAGTCTATTTATAGGTGTCTGATCCCAGCGCTCAGCCAATGCGACAGTGGCCTGCCAGTCCAGTCACGGTAGCTGCAGCTCCAATCCGAACTGAGATGAGCTGAAGGGGGGAAACGTTTTCAACAATAGCATCTGCAACAATAACTCTTCTAATTCTGACCTCCTTGTACACACCATGCTGTGAGATGATACCAGTGACATCTGCTGTAAGTTTATCACCAGCATTTTATTTGACAGTGAGTGGATGGAGTGCAGGGAGGATTTGAGCTCCTCTCTTTATATAGATCACACACCCGTGGCCTCACCTCCTCACCCCGGCCCATTCAGCTCATTTTCACAGACTGTCACTTTTCTTGACCTGGGAGCCAGAAGTGATACTGGACGACGTGCTAATGGTGCAATGGCACATTGTAAGAACGTGTTCAGTGTCCGCAGTGTGTCTCACTTGAGTATGTCGCACCTACTGCTGTTGACAACACTGAGCTTAGTTTCACAGTCTTTAGAGCTAACACCAGTGTAGTGTGCAAAGTAGATCGAAGACCTCCTTTGCTGCAGTTCCTTCTTTGGCCTGTATCCTCAATTTCATCTCATTTTCCCTTTTAGGATTGAAAAGAACTGGTGTTTACCCTGTGATAATCTGTTTCACAGACAGAATGGTACAGGTAcatttgcctttttaaaaagaGGACACATAAATAGTGTACTATGTGTGCTGTGCCATACTGTACTATGAAGCATGTGAGATATGTGACTAAGGATGGCAGTAAACACTGCCCTGACAGGTCAATAAATTACACTTTAGGAGCTGGTGATTTCCACACTCTCTCATCATGTCTTGTATCGAATGAAGACGAGAAATGATTGTTCTGACACACATCAGAATATCAAATTGAAAGTTGATAAATATTTTTTGGTGAAAGTAGGTCAATTCCAACTCAAAATTCCGGTCCTTGGATACAGGCTTTCAAACAGCTCAGGTTTTCAAAACCTTTTGTGGTTCAAAGATCTTTGAAACTTTGAAATCCAGTTCTTCAAATCTTCAAATCTTCAATTTTTGTCATCTATTGGACTGGTAAACAGTTTTCACCTGCATGCTACatacaaagtacatttttataagaaaaaaaaataggacaTCATTTCCTATTTTTCTGCAGTATTTATTCATTAATCCAAGGACCTTTTTGAGAGCACATCTCTTATTGAATGGACAAAACATCCTCTGCAGTCAAGGCAGTTGGTATGAGACGGTacgatgtttttttcatttcataaaatgtataatgtatttcACTCGTATCAACACCAGTTACATTGCATTGTCTAAGATATGTTTAATGCATCAGCTGGGGGCAGACTAATTTTCAGTGACTACGTAGCCTTAACATTGCCATGGACTTTTGAAAAAATGTTCAGACTGCATTTAATCGCCCAACACAAACCCCACTTTGAATGGCCATAGCAAGTACGCTCTAGTAAGTAGTTCAAAAGTCAAACTGGTCAGCTGGAGGAAAAACTGCCTGATTTCTGCATATTAAGAACTCTTAAATCACTATTCCATCTGTAGTGGCACTCTGGGTCAACCTCtcctggcattttttttaaatcatttacacAAAGTAAAAAGAAGACTGCAGACTTGATCACTTTCATCGAGGTAATGCCATGCCTTTCTATAGTTTAGGCAGTCAAGACCGCTCTGTGCACAAAGGGAAGTTTAAAGTGATTAAGTGCTTTAACCTTCAGTCTGCTCTTGATATTCTAAACCGGTTATTCAAATCGTCTTTGTCcaatgtgtgtgcctgtgtttcttttttttcctttgtttgcGAGCATgcaatactgtatgtgctgtatgAAGCATCATTCACCTGTCACTTCCTAAAGAGGACATAGTTTATAAATATCATCCAGTAGAGCTGAGGGTTGGGGGCTACAAAAGGGCACCTACAATCTCCCCATTGTTCACTGGCATCATTGTTGGTCTGACCTCCCAGCTGTTCAGCCATGGTAAGTCACTCACTGTGTGCGGGATGCTGTTTGATGGTGCAAGGGTAGTTACGGGCTTCAAGGATGCTACTTTTATATTGGACAGATCATCTGTAAATTCTCAACattaatttaacattttctgtaCTTAACTCAATAATATGAAAAACAGGTTAATTTGAAAACATCTTTGGATGGAAAGTAGCTAACCGTTGCAGAGGTTTCATTTTACTACACATTAAAATGTGTTGCTATGTGCAGGCTACATTAAACATTATTTGGCTAAATGATACATTCAGCTAAATTACAAACAACATAATTTTCAAGGACAAATAATCACATGCAATGTTTATGCTCTTGTGTGATTGACCAAATGCAATTTCCCACCTCTTATAAACACATTCTTCTGTGATTCTTAACCCTAACTGCCATGTAGTGTCTGCCTCATCTCTTTACCTTTCTTTCTGCCAAAAGGCCCCGAAGAAAGCCAAGAAGAGGACAGCAGAGGGAGCCAACTCGAATGTGTTCTCCATGTTTGAGCAGGCTCAGATCCAGGAATTTAAAGAGGTGAAAGCTGCTCGAcctattttttccccccactgaTTTACATTTGGCGGGGAACGACAAGCCCATTGTGGGAATGGCGTATGAACATGCATGTTAGTGTTTctgtattaaaaacacacagcaacacatacAGAggtttctatttctttttcccCTCTACATCCTCCTCTGTCTTTCCATTTCCATTGTTCATCATCATTGTAGTATGCCCACCTGTCTATTTCCCTGCCCCTGGCTTGTCAGCAGTGAAGCTTGTGGTATGCTGGTATGACAGTCAGTGGTGCCCAGACATCCAGACTGTGTCATCAGTGATTAGGCTGCAGATAAACTGCTGGGCATGCCCTGGATGCCAGGCTAAACCTCGGTGGGGGGGAGCGCAGGTTATAAATACTTAACAGTGCTCATCTATAGAGATGGCACACAAAATATtcaaggaaagagagagaatcgAAAACAGTGTGTGACAGATTGGAATTCTTCTGTCTGAAGAAGTGGGCTGGAAGCATGTGGCTGTAATCTGTTTTTCAAGGCAGAGAGACTCATTTATGTGTACTGTACTTTGACCTGTGCGCTGACCTCAGGCCTTCACTATCATGGACCAGAACAGAGACGGATTCATCGACAAGAACGATCTGAGGGACACTTTTGCTGCTCTAGGTATGTGGACATCCCTCATGTTCAGGCTTACAAAGATACTGTgagttgatttgttttttattgcagATAAAAGATCGTAGTCATGAGCTACAATGCAAAAACAGATCCTAGATCAACAACACTCAAGCTCCAAATTTTTCTGAATCGGCTTAATCTGATTGTGTCGTATGTTCATGTTTTGTGCTGTAGGACGTCTCAATGTGAAACAGGAAGAGATTGACGAGATGCTCAAAGAGGCTCCTGGCCCAATCAACTTCACCGTCTTCCTCACCATGTTTGGTGAGAAGCTGAAAGGTAAGGACGGACAGGCTGAAgatgaaaatgtaattacaaaaacttaaaccaacaaaaacctaaGTCATGCAAGTAGAGTATTTATTTGAGTATGTTTCAGGAACTATACTGACTGTTTTAATGTCTTATATTCTCTATATCTAGTATTTAtctaatatagcctatatttaaTATCTAGGTGCTGATCCAGAGGAGACCATCCTCAACGCGTTTAAAGTCTTTGACCCTGAGGGGAAAGGTGTGCTGAGGAAGGACTAGTAAGTGACTTGACACACTCTTCACTCCATGTCAATTTGCAATATGCAAATTCATTGCGGAGTGATATGTAAGCTTTTCACTAACAATTTACAAACACGTCTGActcagcagtggtgtagtctacgtgatacgcaagTAGGcctatacgcagtataccccactaagaaatctccaggatctccatatacccacttaaaaatgtgcaatgatacgcaacaacatatttttgtgacagaactttcacttACAGGTATTTGTACTCACAAATACGGGGTTGagtaatgtgacagcaaacAAAAACTAACTGCAGAACATGCAGATAGACTTTTCTCATCTTTCATCGACCTGCtgagcgtagtgtgtgtgtagcgacCAGGCCCAAATGCTCTGCCTACACTAACGCCAGTATCCTCCATTCACCACACATTTAAGACAAATATAAgtagcctattttattttgtcctcgttgctttggggtcaacttttgtgatccaggcttaggtccctgatgtgaaagcccccttactgctttatattccattatatttttgatatattttgaatgtcatctgtgttttccttctcataGGATAAATAAAGCCATTCCCACCATAAATttgtgcataaaagtgtatcagaatgcaggatattagtctttgacgctcaaaataatCCTgtgggaggacacccagaccccaaaaaggcccattctgagccaggaaaaaaaaaaatatggtacagtatacccactacaatacattagactacaccactgcgtCTGACCGCAATGATTCATCCATTAGGACCTGCACATTTCCTCCTGGTGTGAACAAGGGATCTCATAAAgtgttgttttctcttttttcctgtTCAGTGTGACACAGATGCTAACAACACAAGCAGACCGATTCTCCCCTGAAGAGGTACATTGTAGTCCTTTTATCCTAATACTCATTATTATGTCTGAtcgctttgtgtgtgtgtgggtgattcCGCCACGCACAGAAGGATAGACATCATCATGACAATCGTCTGAATTGTCGTcagaaacatttttataaaaacaaaaatgaactcAGTGAATCATCATCCCACCTTTTCATGCAGCTATTGTCTTTGTGAAGGGCTAAAGCTCTTATAAAAGTGATGTTaatatctgttgttttttttggatagATGGAGCAGATGTTTGCTGCGTTCCCCCCAGATGTGACAGGGAACCTGGACTACAATAATCTGGTTCACATCATTACCCACGGAGAGGAAAAGGACCAGGAGTAAACCTTTTTTGTCAACGTGTTCATCAAATAGAAAGTCCGTCTTTTTCCGCTACGTGACTTGAATCTGGCCCACTGCCTTGAAGGAGATATGGACTGTGGTTTATTTATGCATCTTTATGTTGGCTGCATTGTCTATGCACAATACTCACCCAAGAGCGCAAGAGGATCAAGACAAAATGTTCTCTTCCAGGCCCCAAAAAACGGACAAATGACAGCATCAACATAGTGAGCTCCCTTTCTGCTTTATCCATACGATGTTTCCACATTCACCTGAGACTAATTTGATTATTTTCCGTTGTCATTTTGTACACTCAAAACCACCTGCCTTTCTTTTTCATAGAAAGTATCCATTTGTAAGGTCTGTGCATGTTCGTCTAATAAAAGTTTTCAAAGACAGAAGCCAATTGTCATTCTGatttctgaaaaacaaaattcaagACAACGGGGGAAAGAGCAGTACAAACGGTACAGAGACAATGCAAAAGAGGTTATATTCCTGTGAGTCATATGTTTATCGGATCATCATATTTGAACACGTGGTCTTTTAATTCCATGTTAGGTAGTGAATGTCTGTACTTGATATTAGTGGTTGATGGTCCACTGAAATCCCCATGAGATCAATCCGAAACGTGTGTGTGGcattgcttgtgtgtgtgcccatgtgTATTTGCGTTCATATGCATGCACAAAgtcatatatgtgtgtattgtgtgcgCACTTTAAAATGGTTGGCTACTGAAACAGAGGGCTTAAGTGAGACAAAGCCCTGCTGTTATTTTAGTTCTGTGATGATGTGAAGAGGGTAATGCTCTACTGTGGAGTTCAGGCAGCAGGCACACAATAGGATGCCACCAAGTGATCCTTAGCGCCCTCACCAGCCCCACTTGCTAGACTTTGGCAGGTGAAAATCCCTGGTTGTTGGCAGCTGGAGGGTCTGGGGCAGCGGGGGAGCCAGCTTGTCCACCCCAGACCAAAGTTTGCTTtctagagaggagaggagatatgTAGGGAGTGGTGAGGGATAAGTGCTTGGATTAACTTGGACATTTGAGCTCACATCATGCGCCCTGTTTTAACAGTCTCCAGAAACAGACTGTGGCCATTAAAGGAGGGGAATTATGGCACTGGGGGTAAAAAATAGCACGTTGTACCTGCTACTGAGTGCTGAATGAACCGTTACCattaaagctgctctaatcaGAATTTGTTGTATTAACGGTGGATGAAATAACAAAAGTGTAATGTGAAAATGATCATTTGTAGTGACAAACTCACAGAGAATTGTCACCCAAATCTGCTATTCCTTTCAGCTCTGCGAAAGCGTTTTAGCTCTTCGTTTTGGTTTTAAAACCCACAATGTTTCTAGCAGCCAAAAAAAACTccgataaacccactgtacactacatgTCCAGCAAAAaacggcagacagacaaagttagcgaatAGCTGGGGAACACAGTGGAGAATTTAGACAGATagttccctcaggagttggtggagacaaaaacaacaccaaaaaggtggccagaaacatggcaaaaaaaagaaatgctgacGCTACTGTGTGTGATCTGTTAACTGTTTGCTAACCCATGCAGGAGCATCCGACTGGGGGGGTAAAGGGGACTGAGTATACAgtgccctcatgtgaggagggcccagaaagatgctaaaattaatagctgtggatgcggggaggggcccatagagaatgcctttgtACAGGTCCCAGAGTTTCGTGGTATGCCCCTGAACCCATTAGCCATAACAACTTTAGCTGCTAATATGCTAAATGTTCTGTTTTCAGCTAGGTGTGGGGTTCCTTTACCCTCAAAtggctaaataaaaaaatgaatgcagctttaatattGATTAATTCACATGTCAGATGCAACGCGGACTGTCTCAATTTGAATTATGCAATTCAAATTGATCTTTTAGCATTAATATAAAAACTCTGCATGGAATTCTGAATGACGAAATTATCGTACTGTATGCTCATAAAGAACCCCCGTATGATGCTGTAATGAGTTTATTGCCACCAGAAGTGTTTAAAAGGCCATTGTacttcattgaaaaaaaaaaaggaaggatgTGACTGCACCATTTTCTGTCTGATCAGGCAGACTTGATCGAGCGTGAAGAAGACCTGCAGCGCTCTGTTTCCACAACTGCctcattttctgtaacaaatacacatacagtttatggtggaacatgtgtatagAAAAATGGTTCGATACAGTATTGTTAGTTTTGGTCAAGAAGACAGTTAGCTTTTTTGAAATATTATCACACAGTTTCCCTGTAAGGTTAAAGGTGTTTCATACCTGGTAGCAAGTCAGAGTTGGCCAAAAGCATCATCTCAGGAACAAAGTACTCGTCTTCCACGTTGTTGGCCTGGATCAGAATGTTACTAATACTCTCCTCAAGGATACCTGAAGTAGAAAGAAGGCGACAattgaaatgttaaaatgtgaaaaaatttaATTCAGGGCCATGATTAGGGGGTTAAGAGTTCACCTACTGGTGAAGTGTACGATGTTGTCAGAGTTGACGATGACCACTTCTTGCATTATCTTGTCTAAAAGGCCACTGATGGCAGTCGTCAGCTGGTCCAGAGTCCTCTGAACCATAGCACACTGCTTCTCCAGGTAGTCTGACAGACAGCTATACTTCTCCAACTCAGACTACAGCACAGAAAGacacaggaggaaaaaaagaaccaaGGGTATCTAATCTTTTTATAAAGtataaaactattttaaaatatatcttGGACAAAGCTTTGTCAATAAGAGGCATTACCAACACTGGGATATACCATATATTAATAGGCAACATTACTTAATCAAAGCCCTTTTATACGATCAAACGATAGAGAAACCGATCCAAGCTGAAGAAACCCAAACAAGGAAGATGTGCCTGTGACATTCTTGTCATTTACTAACTGTATAGTCATACACCAAGTATTAGGCAGACTGTACTGTACACATCAAGTACTGTAAGTAACTTTTTAGTATCAAGTTGTTCCTTGCAAAGTCCAAGTCTTCCTTTGACCTTAGTGTCGATTTACAGGCCAGGCTTTGAAGTTAGGGGACTAAGATACTCTGAGATAATGtgacagtatactgtatgtattatatACAATAGTTGCATGGTCTCAGAAAGGTAGGGTCTGACTGAATCATGTTCTGATCTGTACAAGATCAATTAAATGTTATAATTAATTCTATAAGAATGAAAGAAGATGTCATATTTTTGGATAATTGACTCAGATGCAAAGATATACAAACTAAAGATAACAGAACTGTGTGGCCCAACAGCAGACAGGCAGATTGCATACCATTGCTGTTTTGCATATCATTGCTGTTTGGTAGATTTTCATGGTTTTAGCTAAATCCACATCTCATAAAACCCTTCAAAGTGGATTGGgtaatgtcaaaaatgttttttatcaaGCAATCAAAGCTGAAAAATGTGTTGCTTGGAAACAGCTTGGATCCAAGTTTATTTCTTGTAAGCTGCCCATTATACAATAATTATATGTTATTATAATCCTAGTCAGCTACAGCACTGAAGCACTGTAACAATATTTATACAatttttacattgtttgaaACTATGAAATGGAAATAGCTACTGCATTATGTGATCCGATAGGTCTGACAGTGGGAATCACCTCTAGATCCTTAAGAAGGCTTTTAATCTGCTCATCATGTCCTTTGTTCTCTTCCTCCAGGAACAGGATATCACTCTGAAAGAGAAACGCATGCGTATAAATATAAAGTACACTAGGTTAAACTGTGTCTGTGAGTATTTGTTAACTGGACATGTGCATGCCTTCATCTTGTCTGTGCAGTTCTTCAACATGTTCCTTCTGTTATGAAGCTCGTTGATGTAGCTGATATGAGCAAAATTCTTCTGTTCATTCTGAATAAACATGTTGCTTATGTGACGCAGGTCTCCTTCTCCGGTGACCTGCACTAGTGTGCTGTGTCCCTGCATGTACATCTCCAGCTTCTTCACTCCATTCTCATATTGCTGCTGTTTCTCTGTAACGGGGATATAAAGATCACAGGCTATTAACAAGTCGGATTATGTCTGAACATGAAATTTAATAGTAATTAAAGATGGAAGCCAAGCCTGTTTAAGCCTTGATTAAGATTAATATCATACTTCTCTTCTTGGAGTCTTCATCTTCTTCCAAAGGAATCATTTCCTGGAACTTTGTCTCCATGAAAGTCTGCCGTTTGGCGTCATGGGCGATGGTAGTCTTCAGCTGCATCCTTCTCTTGGTGAAAGTCACTGTCTCCACCTCGATGCACTCCCTCATCTCCAGCATTCGGATCTCGGCCTCTGACCTGtagcacaacacaacacaacacaaacacacatcaaataTCAAACGCACCCCCCAAGTTTTCCACATGCACTCAAACACATGAATTACCTCTGGCTGAAAGTGAGGTTAAACCTCTCCCCCAGTTTCTCTGTGATGTTTTGCTGTGCAGCCAACTGTCTGTTGAATTTCTTTTCGATATTGCACCATAAGCCTTTCTGCTGCAGCAGGTGAGCAATGTGTTTGCGGTAATCCATGTTGTTGCACAGCAACTCGTCAAACTTAACGGTGTCCTACAGGAGACGAGGGAAGAATTGGAGTTAAGGCTAAAACCTGGGACTATTCATAGATTTGAGCATTTCAAATTTGCGTAGAAGTCAGTGCATTAGACTGGGATGAGGGACGTTCATTTAAAATTAGGGCTTGtaataaaggaatagtttgatattATTTGGCGAGAATATAGGCTACTTATTGTCTTTTCCAAGAGTTAAattagaagattgataccactctcatatctgtctatTAAATATAAGGCTACAACCAGCAGTCTGTTAGAGTAGCTTAGCAACAAGACTGGGAAAATGTGGAAACAGCCTGGCTCAGTCCGAAGATAACACATCCCTCCACTGGCACCTGTAAAGCTAACTAACACGTTTACACATTAGTCTGATTTGCAGTGTTAACATGGAgttgctggactatttcttggctgggtGCAATTACTTCCTGGGGAAATCATAACCCCCTTTCAGTCtccatgctaagctaaactaattGCCTCATTTAAAGGCCAGacgtgagagtggtatcaatcttctaatTCATCCAACTCTTGGCAAGATAGCAATGATGTGTGTTTCCCAAAGTTACAAATTATTCCTATAAGGAATTGATTAATTGGAATGGGATTTGAATGAAGCTGACAATGTCGCATGAACGTGTGTATAAAGCTAGTACCTGGTTGAGTTTGTTTTCTAAGACGCGGATGTGTTTCCTGAGGCGGCCGTGTTCCCCTTGTTGTTTCAGGATGCCACCTGGGACTGTTAACATCTCCAGAATCCTGCTCTCTGACACAGTTACCTGGAGCCACACAGGAATAAGacacaatacatacaatgcACTCTGTAACTATACAAACAGTGACAGTaaaccactgttgcactaaatgggatggctcttggggggaattattggaattgttgggtctttgtaaatagATAcagatagagtgtggtctagacctactctatctgtaaagtgtcttgagataactcttgttatgatttgatactataaataaaattgaattgaattgttgtACCTGATCGaataacaataatacaataGTCTGCTACTACACCGTCTGCTACCACTGGTATTAATACTACTGCACTTCTACTATTACTGTTACTGTGACATCTACTTATATAGCACAACATATATCATATCTCAACACAAACAGAGCTGAAACATACTAAAAACAGTATATGTCTGTCTTGTAGTTTACCTCCTTATCCAGAGAGACCAAATTATCCTTCTGCTGGCTGATGAGCTTCTTATATTGGTCATTTTCCTCCTGCAGGTTGTTGTATTGctcctttaaaatgtcagttgcCATTTTTATCTAAAGATATGAAAAGATTCAAGTTAAAGTTAGTAattcgtttttttattttccacacACAAGTAGTTTGGAAAATAA encodes the following:
- the myl2a gene encoding myosin regulatory light chain 2a, which codes for MFEQAQIQEFKEAFTIMDQNRDGFIDKNDLRDTFAALGRLNVKQEEIDEMLKEAPGPINFTVFLTMFGEKLKGADPEETILNAFKVFDPEGKGVLRKDYVTQMLTTQADRFSPEEMEQMFAAFPPDVTGNLDYNNLVHIITHGEEKDQE
- the LOC144516375 gene encoding coiled-coil domain-containing protein 63-like, with the translated sequence MATDILKEQYNNLQEENDQYKKLISQQKDNLVSLDKEVTVSESRILEMLTVPGGILKQQGEHGRLRKHIRVLENKLNQDTVKFDELLCNNMDYRKHIAHLLQQKGLWCNIEKKFNRQLAAQQNITEKLGERFNLTFSQRSEAEIRMLEMRECIEVETVTFTKRRMQLKTTIAHDAKRQTFMETKFQEMIPLEEDEDSKKRKKQQQYENGVKKLEMYMQGHSTLVQVTGEGDLRHISNMFIQNEQKNFAHISYINELHNRRNMLKNCTDKMKSDILFLEEENKGHDEQIKSLLKDLESELEKYSCLSDYLEKQCAMVQRTLDQLTTAISGLLDKIMQEVVIVNSDNIVHFTSILEESISNILIQANNVEDEYFVPEMMLLANSDLLPENEAVVETERCRSSSRSIKSA